The nucleotide sequence ttTTCCCTACcgccactccctctcttcattcactctctagctcgctcgaccaccgaTGCTCTCCGAGATGTTGTGTAATGTTTTGGGAAGGAGGCTGTGTGGAGCTAATTGCACCATGTTGGTGATTTTATGTTGACTTTATATTATATAAGAATTCttgtaataaaacatatttgagaGAAGGAAGCTTTGGATCTggttaaaggtttattttttctcttttaatggAGCTAAACTAGCAGTTTCCCTCCGCCTCTAGTTCCTCACACCCTGGACTGCTGTCTGTACGGGACACTCAAAAATGAATCTATCTGTTGTCTTTTAGTCACTAAGatgtttctcttgtttctgtgaCCAGTGTGCACACCGTCAGTGGATTCTGTGAAACACCTTTGCCACCGACGCTTGGCCCTGCTGAATCTGGCAGCGCTCTGTTCATCAAGACTCCTCAGACAGCCTGTGGATCTGTTGGAGTCTTCACCTACGATCTCCTGAATGGATCCACAAAGCAATACGATGGAAAAATAGCTGTCATGTTCTCTAATCCTTATGATTTCAACCTGTACTCTAACTGGTATGCAGTGGGAGTCTTTGACATGGGCAAAACATGCGATCCTGATCTGTATAAGGAGATGTATAAGAATGCAGAGAAAGGGTTTGTCAGAGGTAAAGCTAAAGGTCCCAGTCTGACTCACACAAGTAATCGTGTTACCATCAGAGCCACCATGTCAGACAGTTACCAACCTGTCATCAAGGTGCAAGTTTGCAAAGTGTGAAGTGAGAAAACTGAAATTTTAAGCAACCAGGGTTGGAAATGAACGGGGGCTCGGGGTAAAACGCCCCTAAAAGAATGTAAAGTTGCCTTTGAATTGGGATAACGGggcttttaaatgtaaaataaccagttaaacaaagacTTGATATGTTTTAGAAAGTGTGTCCTGATTTAGTTCCAAAGCTGTCAGAGTGCACGTTATTTTAAACCACAGAGAACAGAACATGAAGACAATCAGCAACGTTGTTGAGATGATGAACTGTGACATTAcgtaatgtttgtttattttttatacttttgaTGAAATGTGCATTAAATGGGTATTTAAATGTTCTTACATTATAAATTTGGCTGCAACATAGAACTCAGGTGTTTCTCATCATTtgaaaacattaacacacatataaTCTGTAACTGGGATTATAACTCACTGGAAATCATCCAAAATTCCCCCGAAACATTTCCTACCTGCTGCAAACCTGTCGGACCTGATTCTTTCTGCTCTCAAGACTTATCTTCTAGTTTATTCTCACCTTTTTCTCCATGCActcgatcaatcaatcaatcagtcaatcaatcaatcaatcagtcaatcaatcaatcagtcaatcccAGTTGGCCCAGTAAAACAGAAAGTTTAGTTTAAGTCAAAGAGATGAATCTACTCAGATGTTgatcaaacacattttattttgtactgaactgatttttcatttaaaaacttaaaaacatgcTGCAGTGACTGGTTCAATACTGGTTAACTGACTAGTTCAATACTGGTTAACTGACTAGTTCAATACTGGTTAACTGACTGGTTCAATACTGGTTAACTGACTAGTTCAATACTGGTTAACTGACTGGTTCAATACTGGTTAACTGACTGGTTAACTGACTGGTTCAATACTGGTTAACTGACTAGTTCAATACTGGTTAACTGACTGGTTAACTGACTGGTTCAATACTGGTTAACTGACTGGTTCAATACTGGTTGACTGACTGGTTGACTGACTGGTTCAATACTGGTTAACTGACTGGTTCAATACTGGTTAACTGACTGGTTGACTGACTGATTCAATACTGGTTAACTGACTGGTTCAATACTGGTTAACTGACTGGTTCAATACTGGTTAACTGACTGGTTGACTGACTGGTTGACTGACTGGTTAAATGTTTCTATCTATATATCTCTACATCTGTTCTCAGTCACTCAGgtctataaataaaatctgaacattaataaaatggtctgaagtgtgtttgttaatttgacaaaatgcaaaattgaACATTAAtgtcaaatgttaaattaaattaaactaatttaactacagaacaaaactatgaaagtgctcaatgttaaataaataaaagaaaacatgaaatatgaataaaatgatttaaatacataaacaaacaaactatttaGTGAAATAATTGAATAAGATATTAAAACTCACCTCAATATTATGAAATGttccatcatttattttcatatagaACCTTTTACATCATAGTTGAAATGATGCACAATTAATGCACTCTACTGTCTTCTTCTGACCACCAGTTTGACTAGAACCGGAACCCAGTACCCTGCAGAGAtcgcaaacaaacaaacagagagattcTTATCTGCCATTCATCTTTGAATTTAGCAGCTTCTGGTAACTCAGTCAGTTCTCTGTGGGGACGTGTGGACCAAACAGTAAAATACTTTAAACTCAGTTACTGAAATGACTCCTGTGAGTCCTTTAAAACGAGTGTTTGAGGTTTATTGTATACAAGCTGTGTAcagttaaatttatttatatttcatgagTCTGTATTAATCTGTCTTCAAGATACAGTCTTACAGTCTACGTTTCCTCCTGAAGTCCTTTATCTCCACCCAGTCCCCTGGTCTGAGGTCATGCAGGTTTCCTGGTCTCTCTACAGACCTGAACCACCTGTGTGAGGATTAAACTAAGAGCAACATTTCATCAGTTATTCGTCTGTTGCAGGGAGCTGTGATCACTGCTCTGCCAGAAGGACTGACATTATTTCTGGGTCTGATGTACTGTTGGGAGTCTTTGTCCGGCTCAACAGCTGGTCACTTTGTTTTTGAGagtgctgttttctctgctgccCTCCACTCTGTGGGAGGCAGAGTGTTGTTTTAGGTCAATTCTCAAACATTCAGATAGTAAAGTGTTTGCTTTGCTAACAACAGATGTGCCGTTATCACTACTGATTCTTCTTGGATTTCCAAATCTGGGAACTATTCTCTCATCAACACCTGCTGTTCTGCACAGATTACACACATTTCGTGTCCGTCAGCGTTCCCGTCCTTATCCCTTTCCCTTCCCAACATAGAAGGAAAGAGATAATTCAGACCTATCAAACACCGTCTTGGTTTTCTTCTGGTGTTGTTCTGCTCTGAAAACCTTTAATATCAGCTGTTGGTGTTCCAGGTGTAGTTGCGTCTGTGCTCAGCACctgtaaacaggaagtggttATGCCGCACGCTTTGCGGCTTCATCTGCTCTCACATTTCCTGTTGAGacagagtttttgttttttgtgtgcatcTTGCATTTGTATATTGCCAGCTGTTCAGGTAACAAATCTGCTACCAGTTTATGATGTTTGTCCACAATGTCCCAAAGTCCTGCAGCCCCACAAAGCAACCTGATATCTGTGtaaacagcagctgtttttacctttgttcatttgtttgtttgtgtgagtgtctcATGTTGTGTTACTACAACATAACCTGCTGTTTTTACACTAGAGTTTGATCTGTGGATGCTGATCCGTCATCGAACAGCTCTGCATTAACCAGTCATGTGTCTCTGAGGCCCCCCTCCCGTTGAAACTGGTGTTGTTCCCTCTGTAGTCTCTGGTTTCTATGGATATTGATCTTTACATGAGCTACAGTTTCACCTGGTTGCAGGTGTTTAATCAGACAGTTGTAGGATTATCTGTCAGCTCAGGGAATCAGCTGATAATTGAACCCtggttgttgtgtttctgtcttctgGTTGTAAGTGTAAACCTCTTTTACCAACAGATATCATACTGCATGATGTTCTGTATGATTTCAATCTGCTGTTGTAATGAATTAAAGGCTCGTCTGTTCCTGACCAGAGTGCTGATTCAACACAGACCGAAGTCCTTCCGGTTTCTCATTGATCCTTTTACTAAAGAGACACGTGGAGCGTTTTGAACAAGTGATGTTTGAGGTCTTGTGGTTCTTCCAGTCCAGCACACGTCTTCTTTCCAGTACAACCAGCTCATACTCAGTCTGTCACTTTCTGCAGCTGTTTTAAACCATCTCTGTTGATATGAGCTGTGTGTGGTGCAGGTTAAATCCTCTTGCTTCATGTAGtgcacttcctgtttctgcgtgtgtgtttattcaaGCAGTTCTGAGGTTATCTGAAGGGACCCTGATGGTTGCAGGTCCTATCAGCACATGTGCAGTGGCGTGCCACACCCTAACTGCATAAGCCTGATACTCTGGTGGCTTTAACCCTTGTCTTTCCTCTATCTCCATCTCCTGTGATTATAGACAGCGGCGTTGTGCACGATTCCTTTACTGCGATGCTCGTTGTTCTCACAGTATGAATTTACCCAACACTCAGTTTTGGAGGATTTGTAAATTCAGCAGCTTTATAGCAGGAACAAAAGTCTCAAAGTCAACCACAAATGTAATACTGTACTTTATCTActgcctgtgtgtttctgtttcatctcACTGTTCCAGGATCATATTTCACAAGTTGTTTAACATGATCTAAACCTGTCAGTTTGCTAACTGTCTCTCTTGTATCTGTGCACTATGACCAAACTACACACCATGTAGGTTTACTGGACAACACGAACACATCCTTGTCTGTACTGGTAAAGGACCAGTGAACCATTCTCTGACAGTATCACCACTAGCTCCCATTGTTACCAGTGTTCTCCTGCTCACTTTTTGGAGCTGGAGCCAAATCACATCTCTTACAATAATTATTCTtctggacacacagagacacgGTACAATGTGTCTTGTTTTACTCACCTGTGTTCAGTTTTCAATCAcaccctgtgtatttatagtccagttttcactTCAGTCTCTGTTGagttgtctgtgtttatgtccCCGTGTCCCGTGTCCCTGGTCCCTGGTCCCTGGTTCCTGGTTCCTGTCTCTAAGTATCTTCAGTGTTCCTGCGTTTATGGTCTTTGTTCCTGGTTCCTGTTCCCAGTGTCTCCAGTGACTTTACattgttcaataaatattctgcaTCGTATCCTTCCTGCCGTCTCTTGCATTTGGGTCCAGCTGCTCCACCCACCACCCTGACAGCAGGTCTCATCTTTACAGAGTAAATGCAAAAGAACTTCACTAATATTGTAGTTGTTTATATGCACAGGAAGCTTTTCAAAAGCAGTTGATCAGATCTGTGAACTTGAAGTTATTCAACTTTGTtatatacagacgggtgacaaattaaaggaaaacctggtccaggtctgaatgctggacccctacagtgagggggtctgggggctctgttatgctggcaGGGTTTGGGGAAgagtcactgctaatcaatacaaagtagttgtgagtgatcagctttatcctgatgggagtggtctcttccaggatggaTCACATGTTacgaccttcacagtcacctgatctcaacccagctgacgtgttagacagcgctcttcatcatcatcatcacaacatcacatgaGGAAGATCTTTATGAACAATgatgaagagttcagagactgtaggaTCAATAACAAGGAGCTCTGAAGCTGTTCTGCTGGTCCATCACCTTACTAACACACTACTGTATGCTGTATATGTAAAACACTGATATTAAGTCAAGTTGCAATGTATTTCCTTgtaattgtttgacatttgaaggGGGTGGAGCCACCGTGGTAGTGTCCCTGACAGTGAAGCGTAGTGTACTGTACCCACAACCCCAGTATGCACTAACGCTTACTACCACTCCATCCATTGCCATGGTCACTGtcagtttgcagtttgttttctccATAATCTTTGTATGCCTTAGATTATATCAGGTTTGAAGTCAGGTGTAACATAGGTGTGTAGGTAAGTCTCTAGATCTGCTTCTACTGTTGCTATGCAACCTTCACAGACACATCTGACATATAGTCTTGGCATTTCACTTCAACTCCAGGTACGACTAGGATTCACACATCTCTTACAGgtacattcaacacacacaggcCAGACTGGACTCCCTCCTTCCCGTTCAGCACACCAGTCTGCACCATTCCACTGGCTGACTCCAACCTCTTTCATTAGTGAGCTTATTAACCGAACCAccttgttgtgttgttggtgaTAACCAAAGAGCAGAAAAAGGATTGTGTTGGTTAATACTGAATGTACATAGGTTTGTTAGAACACTGCCCAGACTCTGCCTCTGTCACTAGCCAGACTTTACCTCAGACCTTTCCTCAGTAGCTGCCCAGACAACCCCTATGAACTCTCAACTCTGTGAATAGTATGGACTGTTTCAACCCTTTCTTGTTCTCAGGAATATACAGACTGTTCCAGCCTCTCATCTGTCTCTGGAGCACATGGACTGTGTGACCACCATGTAACTTCCAACCCACAGGGACTTTTCGGCCCTTGGTTTgacctgaggctgctgctgaaCATTAACATCATGACTGGAGAAAGAAAGTCTCTCAATGACAAACGTTGTCTCCTTGAAACTtctgacaaactgccaaaaccGAACCGATGAAATGCAGCGAAACAACagtttaaacagctgttctgtatttaaACAGTCAATAGAATTCAgtattactttatattcatgtaataaatatacaaatgtcaattagatggcaatctgcatgagaaataaagaaaaagaaacacatttggttataataatcatctgcttatagtgatcaattgGACCCTGACAGACGTGATCAATATAAAGAGTTTCCACTGTAGAACGTATATTTTTGTGTTAGAGTCGCCAGTATGTCATCAGCCCAACACTCTTATAAAACATAACCCAGTGGGATCTCATCTAAGTGTTGTTTGTCAATCAAAGCATAGTTTGTGCTTTTGCTCGTACACATAAAACCAGTGAACTAAATTAATTTTGAGGTTTTAATTATTGAAGCAAAGAGTTCAGAGCAGAGAACAAACAGGCCACTAAAGCTCACATGTGTTTACAGTAACGGAGCCAAACTCATATCACAGCAGACCAATCAGTTAACCTTGAACATTaccaaacaaaaccaaaagcaTTTAGTCTTGTGCCAAAACACTCGATACGATTCAACAATAATATCTGACTTACTTCCTTCATCACTTTCTATATGACTGTGCAGCTGGATGTGTTCACTCTGTTCATCCAGTTAAACCAGGTCTGAACATCCATGTAAAGCACTGCTGCACAGTgaacagctgcaacacaacacgTGTCTCCTGCTTCCTCCTGACAGCAGCTGTTTCTGAGGCCGACTGCAGCGTCACATCATCCCCTCGAAGGAGACAAACACGTATGACGAGACTCAGAGAAGAGTTTCTCCCGTCTGTAACACTGCTACTGACATGCAGGAAGTTAACagttgtaaaataaagagttcAGTTCTGCTCAGATCAGGGTCCTGATGGTTTCCAGCTCTTCTGCAGCTGCatcccaaaaaaacacaaacacacaagtatTAACTCACAGGAAGAAACTgcaaaagaatgaagaacacgTTCATCTGTACTGGACTGATGAAGTTATCAGTTGTGTTCTATtagaaaaaacactaaaagatAAATACGGCATTATTCTATATGTGGTGAATCAGggttaataatataataacagtttgacagtttgagtGTTACTCAGATTAGACGCTGCAGACGCTGTTGAAAATCAGATATTGATCATTACTCTTCCTTCCTAACATCACTACTGcatacagaaaagaaaaccGATTAAAGAATGCATAGTGAATCATATATGCAGCCTGGAACAGGTTGAACATCAGCAGATAGTCTGAGATGCTTCCTGCTGACACCGTCTGGTCCTGATGTCACACTCAGAGAGGCTGAGGACTGATGGGGGCTTGTAATCTGTCCTGGTTCTTAGACTTTGCCTCATGCTGGTGGGGTTTCCCTCCTGGAACTGCAGGTCTTGTAGTTCCTTATcgcctcctctgctgctctcctgTAGTCTGCTGCTTTATAACTGTGAATGTTTCCAGGCTGCAGCTGTGagttgctgctgtgtgtgtttatggcatCGGATGGTTCTTGTTGCTCCTGTTTTTTTACAAAGTAAATCCATCACAGACTCAGTGAATCCGTTGATGTCATTAGTCtaaataaggtgacaaatttcagcctgctcgccagaataaaacgttggcattgtacgtttctgcaaaccacagatacgttgaatatgcacatttcaacacctgtaatacaTACATTATTAACACTTCCACAgtacgtatcatatcaacatgtCTGAAGTGACGTAtttcacatgacatctatataagctgacttACTCATTAGGAGCTGGATGGTTTGCACGGTTTGAGACCAccttgctgtttttgttttatttcgtatttgaacccaaaccatgatttttccccaaccaagtggtttttgtgtgtaaacctaaccagaccttaaccaccgcgttgtcacatcataaaatataattatttttttaacagtgactacTGTGATACTGCGTGTTGAAAAGTGACGCCACtgggtcctgaccaagcttcagTATGTGAGGAGTTGGGAGTGAGTACAGGCTGTGTTTATCACATGTCGACAAAACACCATGTAAGTCGGATGATGTTTGTCccataaggctgacttcctgttgtcagtaggtggcgctatgactacGACTCagtattgacatgtagatgtgttcaggcctggactttTATCAAACATGAGTAATTTGGGGCAGAC is from Thunnus maccoyii chromosome 18, fThuMac1.1, whole genome shotgun sequence and encodes:
- the LOC121884231 gene encoding DELTA-sagatoxin-Srs1a-like — its product is MPPTHRQCSIEIENKCSGYTLCNPRVHTVSGFCETPLPPTLGPAESGSALFIKTPQTACGSVGVFTYDLLNGSTKQYDGKIAVMFSNPYDFNLYSNWYAVGVFDMGKTCDPDLYKEMYKNAEKGFVRGKAKGPSLTHTSNRVTIRATMSDSYQPVIKVQVCKV